The genomic segment TGGTCGCCGCCGGGGCCGGTGAAGCCCTGCTCGTCGCCGTAGTAGACGACCGGGTTGCCGCGTGCGAAGTACATCAGCTCGTGGGCGAGCCGGTCGCGGGCCAGCCACACGGCGTCACCGGCGCCCGGGTTGTCGGCCTGCACGAAGCTGCCGATCCGGCCCATGTCGTGGTTACCGAGGAACGTGGGCAGCTGGTAGACGTTGGAGTCGGCGTCGGTGTACCAGTCGTCGCCGGCGAAGAACTGCCCCAGCGCGGCCGCCGACTGTCCCTTGGAGGCGTAGTTGCGGGCCGCTTCCTGGAACGGGAAGTCGAGCACCGCCTGCATCTTGTTGCGGGTGGTGAACTGCGACGTGTAGCTCTTCGAGGTGTCGAAGACCTCGCCGAACATGAAGAACTCGGATTTGCCCTGCTGACGGGCGTAGGACAGCACCTCCGGCCCGAACTTCTGCCAGAACTCGTCGTTGACGTGCTTCATGGTGTCGATCCGGAAGCCGTCGACGCCGAAGTCACCGATCCACCGCTTGTAGACGTCGATCATGCCGTTGACGACGCGCGGGTGTTCGGTGAACAGGTCGTCCAGGCCGAAGAAGTCGCCGTACAGCGAGTTCTCGCCGGCGAACGTGGTGTCACCCCGGTTGTGGTAGAGCGTGGTGTCGTTGAGCCAGGCCGGCACCTTGAGGTTCTTCTCGGCCTCGTCCAGCACCGGCCGGTACGGGAACGACACGGCCGGGTCGAGCTTCGGGAAGGTTGCCTTGCCCGCGTAGTCGCGGTCGTCGAACGGGCGCCCCGAGGCCGTCTTGTACGGCGCGACGTCCTTGGCGACGTACGGCTGACGCGCCCCCGACTCGTAGCCGATGACGTCGGCGGTGTGGTTGGTGATGATGTCGAAGTAGACCTTCATTCCCCGCTGGTGGGCCGCGTCGATCAGCGACTTGAGCTCGGCGTTGCTGCCCAGGTGGGGGTCGATCTGGGTGAAGTCGGTGATCCAGTAGCCGTGGTAGCCGGCCGACGGGCCGTCCTCCAGCTGCACGGCTTTGTTCTTGAAGCTGGGCGTGAGCCAGATCGACGTCGTGCCCAGGCCTTTGATGTAGTCGATGCGGCGCAGCAGCCCGGCCAGGTCGCCGCCGTTGTAGAAACCCTTCTTGGCCGGGTCGAACCCCGAGACCAGCGGGTCGGCGCCGAGGCCGCCCTGGTCGTTAGCGGTGTTGCCGTTGTCGAAGCGGTCGGCCATGACGAAGTAGAAGTTCTCGTCGGTGACCGGGGCCCGCAGGGAGTGCCGGCCGGGCAGCCCGCCACCGGACGCGGCGGCGGGCGCGCTGATCATCCCGCCGGCCAGCACGGCCACGAGAGCTGAGGAAAGTCTTCTGAACATCAATTCTCCTGGGAGAGCAGGATCTCACCGAGGGCGGTGAGCAGGGTGTCGTCCAGGTCGAAGGACTGCAGGACCGTCAGCGGCCGGGCCGACTCGACGGCCTCGAGCACCCGGGTCTTGGTCGCGTACTCGATCTGCGCCCGGTCGAGCAGCGCGAAGATCAACCCGCGGACGTCGTTGCGGCGCAGGCCGGGCCGGGCGCCGACGGTGATGCGTAACGTGGCCGTAGCAGGCACGTCTCGTACCGTAATCGATGTTCGAGTTTCACCGCGGTGAATCTCCGCCGGGACTGGCAGGTCGTCCACGGTCGCCACCGGATCGACGCCGGTGAGTGCCGGAAAGGTGGTTGTCCAGGTGCGGCCGGCCGGTCCGGGCCCGGCCGCGAACTCCCCGGCGTCCTGCCGCCAGCGCAGCGGCGTCACGCCCGAGTCCTCGATCAGGTCGAACGAGCCGTCCGCACCCGCCACGACCAGCACCTCGAGGTGTGCGGGCTCGACCGGGTCGTTGCCCGGCCCGGCCTCGCCGTCCAGCGGCACGATGGCCCCGCTCGTGGCCAGCACGGGGATGGTGCTCAGGTCGCGGTGCAGATAGAGGGTGCGGTCGCCGTCGTAGACGAGGTCGGTCAGCACGTCGACCCACGTGCCCGCGGGCAGCCACGCCCTGACCCGGCCCAGACCCGTGGCGCGGTCAGCGGGCGCGGTGATGGCCGCAACGACCAGCGACGAGCCGAACTGGTACTGGTTCGGAACCTCGTACGCCGCCTCGGTGGCGGGGGCCCGGTAGTACATGGGCAGCACCAGCGGCAGCCCGGCCTGCGCGTTCATCGTGTGCAGGTACGGCACGAGCCGGTGCCGCAGCCGCAGGAAGTCCGTCATGACCTCGCGCGCCGGCGACGGGAACGCCCACGGCTCCTTGTGGATGAACGGGTTGCGGGTCGAGTGCAGCCGCAGGATCGGCGAGAAGCAGCCGAACTGCACCCACCGCGTGGCCAGCTCGTCGTCGCGGACGCCGTCCAGGTGCCCGCCGATGTCGTGACTCCACCAGCCGTACCCGATGTTGGCCGCGGTCGCCGTGAAGTGGGGCTGGAAGGCGAGCGAGGCCCACGAGATGACGGCGTCGCCGGAGAAACCCACCGGGTAGCGGTGACTGCCCGGCCCGGCGTACCGGGAGAAGGTCAGCGACCCGTTGTCGAGGAAGTGGAAGTGGTTGAGCATCCACAGCGGGTCGATGCCGGCCACCCGCGAGTGCGGCCCGGACTGCCAGTCCAGCCACCAGAAGTCGACCCCGTCGGCCTCCAGCCCGCGGTGCAGCACCTCGAAGTAGGCGGTCAGGAAGCGCCGGTCGGTGACGTCGAAGGCGATCGGCTCGCCCGTGGACGGGTCCCGGCCGAGTGCCGCGGCCATGGCCGGATAGGCGTCCTCGTACGCCCGTACGCCGTCGGCCGGATGCACGTTGAGCGTGACGCGCAACCCCCGGTCGTGCACCCGCTCGAGGAACTCCGCGGGCTCGGGGAACAGCGAGCGGTTCCAGGTGTAGCCCGTCCAGCCGCTGCCGTACCGGGGGTCCACGTCGGTCAGGTGCCAGTCCATGTCGATCACGCCGACCGAGAACGGCAGCCCCTCGTCGCGGAACCGGTCGAGCAGGGCCAGGTATTCCTGGTCGGAGTAGGCGTGGAACCGGCTCCACCAGTTGCCCAGCGCCCACCGGGGCACGACCGGTTGCGGCCCGGAGACGGCGTAGAACGCCCGCAGTGCCTCCGCGTAGTCGTGACCGTACGCGAACACGTACAGGTCGATGCGGTTGACGTTGTCGGCGCTGACCCAGCCCTCGGCGTCGAAGAGGAACGACCGCGAGTCGTCGACCACCGCATAGCCCGTACGCGAGACGACTCCCGGTTCGAGGGGGATCGCCCCGTCCGCGTTGTCCAGGGTGCGGGCCGTACCTCCGAGGTCCTCCGGGGCCTGCCCGTAGCGCCAGACCGAGTGGTAGTTGCTGATGCCGCCGCCCACCGCCAGGCTCAGCCCGCTGGTGGTGAACGGCCCCCGGTCGTACGTGAGCCGGAAGCGCGACGTGACCACCTCGAGCTCGTGCTCGCCGTCGAGCACCCGGAACTCGGGCACGGGCAGCTCGCGGTGGACGGCGAACGTGGACGCGCGGTCCTCGAAGACACCGTCGCCGGCGTATTCGAGGCGGACCAGGCCGTCGGTCAGCACGGTGATCCGGTAACGATCACCCTGGACCACGGCCCGCGGGTCGGCTACGGGACGCATCACCGGACCGCCGGCAAGCCGCCGGCCGACCTCGCGCCACCGACGAACTGTCACGTCGGTTCACCTCCTCGAGACTCTGGGCGCCTTGAACAGCGCCGCCGCCGGCACGCCGGCTGATCGAAAGATGTGACCAGCATCGGTGCCACGGCCACGAGCAGCAACGGGAAGGTGAGGCGGTGGGCGGGGAACCCGTTCGATCCTGTCGATCAGCGCGGCCGGCGTGAGCCGGTGAGGATCAGCCCCGCCGCCGGGGTCTCGGGCCAGGACGCCAGCCAGGCGGAGAAGTCCTCCGAGGACAGCGGCCGGGCGACGTAGTAGCCCTGAACCGAGTCGCAGCCCAGGTCGCGCACGTGGTCGAACTCGGCCCGGGTTTCGACGCCCTCGACCACCACGTGCAGGCCGAGGGCGTGGCCCAGCTGCTGGGCGGCCGCGATCACCGCCTGTTTGCCGCGGTGATGCGGGAGGTCGTCGACGAAACTCTTGTCGATCTTGAGCTCTTGCACCGGGAGCTCGGTCAGCCGGCTCAGCGACGACTGGCCGGTGCCGAAGTCGTCGACCGACAGGCGCACACCCAGGCCGCGCAGCGCGTGCAGGACCCGTACGCCGGCGGTGGGGTCGGCGATGAGGCCGCTCTCGGTGATCTCCAGGGTGAGGGCCGTGGCGGGCACGTCGTGGCGGCTCAGGGCCCGCTCGACCACGTCGAGGAGCACCGTGTGGTCGCTGAGCATCTGGGGTGACAGGTTGACCGCCACCGACAGCTGATGGCCGGCTCGCCGCCAGGAGGCGCACGCGGTGAGGGCCGAGTCGAGCATGTGCTCGGTCAGGGGTGCGATGAGGCCGGTGCGCTCGGCCAGCGGGATGAACTCGTCGGGGCGTACGGGACCGTCGGACCGCGACCACCGCGCTAACGCCTCGGCGCCGATCACCTGTCCGGTCGTCGCGTCGATCTTGGGCTGATAGGCCGCCTGGACGAGGTTCTGCTCGACGGCGAGGCGCAAGTCGGTCAGCAGGGCCAGCCGTCGTGGAGTGTCCTGGTCGTCCTCGGGAGCGTAGACGTGCACACCCGCACGGGCCTGCTTGGCCACGTACATCGCGACGTCGGCGCGCTGCAGCAGCCGGTCCGGGTCGGTGCCGTGCCGCGGCGCGAGGCACACCCCGATGCCGGCCTGGGTGTGCAGGGCGAGGCCGGACACCGCGGTCGGCTCCTCGAGCATCTCGTGCAGTTCGGCCGCCAGGGCCAGGACGCCCGCCTCCGAGGTCGCCGCGGTGATCAGGCCGAACTCGTCGCCGCCGAGCCGGGCCACGCGGGCCCGGTCGCCCAGCCGGGCCTGGATCCGATGACCGACCTCGCGCAGAACGTCGTCGCCGATCGTGTGCCCGAGGGCGTCGTTGATCTCCTTGAACCGGTCCAGATCCAGCAGGACCACACCCACCTGCAGGGCCGCGTCGCGGTGGTCCCGCAGCGCCTCTCCGAGGTCGGCGAGCAGCTTGCGGCGGTTGGGCAGGCCGGTCAGGGCGTCGTGCAGGGCGCTGTGGCTGAGCTGCTGCACCAGCTGGGCGTTGGTCAGCGCGACGCCGGCGTGCCCGGCCAGCGCTTCCAGCAGCCGCAAATGATCGCCGCCGAACGTCTCGATGTCGGGCAGGCTCCGCGTGACGGCCAGCACCGCCCCGGTGGCGCCCAGGGGCACGGGCGCGGCCATCGCGTCGTCCGGGCCGCCCGGCAGCATGATCGACTCGCCGCGAACGGCCGGTTCCCACCATGCGTCCGCCGGCACGTCGGTGCGTGTCTCGTACGTGCGCTCGCCGGTGAGCGACATGCGGGTACGGCTGTGGTCACCGGGCACGATCAGTTCCGCCGTCTCGGCCCGGACCAGATCGCGGACCTGACTCAGCACCTCGTGGGTCACCGCGGTGGCGTCGTGGGCATCGCCGACCGCCCGGGTGAAGCGGTAGAGCGCCTCCACCTGCGCGTGCCCCTGGGTCTGCTGGGAGTAACGCCGGAAGACCAGGTAGACGGCGAAGGCCAGGATGCCCAGCAGCACCGCGGCGGCGAGCTGATCGCGGATCACGATCGCGGTGATCAGGCCGAGCGTCGTGGTCACGACCACCAGCGGGAGTTGCAGGACGTTGCGCAGATCGGCGCTCAGCAACCGGCGCCACTCCTCGGTGTCGTCGTGCAAGGCGATCACGGCGCTGATCAGGACGACGGAGATGAGGTCGGCGGCCAGCGTCGCCACGAAACAGCTCAGCCAGCCGCGCGGGCCCAGCGGATCGGCCGAACCGGCGAGCACGTGGAACAGCAGTCCCGCGGCTGCGGCCTGGGTGCCGTACAGGGCCGTGTTGAAGGCCAGTTTGGTGCCGCGCTGGCCGCTCAACACGGTCAGGCCCGCGATGCCGCCGATCACCCGCACCAGCACCAGCACGGCCGGAGCCATCGTGACCAGGCCCAGCACCAGGGGGATCTCACTGAGGCTGATCGTGTGGGACCCTCGCCGCACCGGGAAGGTGACGGTGAACCGTTCGGTGACGGCGAACAGCATCGCGATGGCGGCCAGCTGCGGCCAGCTCTGCCCGGAGGCCCACGGGTGCTGACGCAGCAGGATGACCACGACCAGGGTCGTGAAGAGCGTGAGACCGGCCGTGAGCAGGCCGGTGCGGCCGGCCGCGGACAGCCGCCACACACCCGTCATCGGCGGATCTCCTCGTCGCTCGCCCGCCTCCTCCCCATCGGCAGCGGCCGGGACGGAATGAGCATCCCGTCCCGGCCGGCTGATCCGATCTAACTCCAGGAGGCCGACGACCAGTCGTCGCTCGACCAGGAACGGCCCGACCACGTCCCGGCCGTCCACGACCGGCCGGTCCACCGGCGGCCGGTCCACGACGAGTCGTTCCACGCCGAGTTCGCGCTCCACGGCGCGCTGTCCGACCAGGCCGCCGCAGCCCAGGTGCGGGACGCCCACGAGGTACCGGTCCAGCCGTCACCGGCGAGCCGGTTGCCCATCCAGACGCCGCCCGCCCAGGAGGTGCCGCTCGCGCTGCGGGCCGCCCAGGTGGTGCCGGGCAGGTTGCCCCAGACGCTGCGCTGGCCCGACAGCGGCGCGTTGTCCATCATCAGCCGGCTGTCGCCGCGGGAGTTGTCGAGCGTGCCGGCGCCGTTGGAGCGCGTCCAGGCCTGGGCCGGGGTCACGACGGTGGTGCGGGCCAACGCGCCGTTCACACTGATCTCCTGCAGCCCCAGGGTGGCGGCGAGCCCGTTGGGCACCCGCACCGACCCCTTCACCAGCCAGTTCTTGATCTGGTCGG from the Paractinoplanes abujensis genome contains:
- a CDS encoding alpha-amylase family glycosyl hydrolase; its protein translation is MFRRLSSALVAVLAGGMISAPAAASGGGLPGRHSLRAPVTDENFYFVMADRFDNGNTANDQGGLGADPLVSGFDPAKKGFYNGGDLAGLLRRIDYIKGLGTTSIWLTPSFKNKAVQLEDGPSAGYHGYWITDFTQIDPHLGSNAELKSLIDAAHQRGMKVYFDIITNHTADVIGYESGARQPYVAKDVAPYKTASGRPFDDRDYAGKATFPKLDPAVSFPYRPVLDEAEKNLKVPAWLNDTTLYHNRGDTTFAGENSLYGDFFGLDDLFTEHPRVVNGMIDVYKRWIGDFGVDGFRIDTMKHVNDEFWQKFGPEVLSYARQQGKSEFFMFGEVFDTSKSYTSQFTTRNKMQAVLDFPFQEAARNYASKGQSAAALGQFFAGDDWYTDADSNVYQLPTFLGNHDMGRIGSFVQADNPGAGDAVWLARDRLAHELMYFARGNPVVYYGDEQGFTGPGGDQDARQTMFASRVPEYLDDDLIGTAATHSQDNFVTGHPLYAGISALAALTSRYPTLRDGAHQHRYAASGPGIYAFSRTGQREFVVALNNSTSAQTAAVPTYIARGSFSRIYGTGPATATSAADRTLTVTVPPLSAVVYASAGRIPASPAAPGVSLAAPAPSAESRGRMQVSATLSNASFAEVTFYARTGKGGWTPIGTDDNAPYRVFHDVSGLRAGTRVEYKAVVLDNAGHSRASSARDARVPAPSLTIEAPAENANVRGRIEVRAVADPERAGHVVRFQRSIAGGAWTTIGRDESSPAYTVFDDLAPLNLAAGTQIRYRAVLSDPEVVSPIRTVRYAGPPLTTATVHYYRPAGDYTGWGLHLWGDAVDPAVQAQIAWDKPWPVTRVEGGWATYEIPLADDTKPVNFIMHLPNGDTVPATREPGGDRTFTPIDNPQIWLKQGDPAVYTAAPPTS
- a CDS encoding glycoside hydrolase family 31 protein, with protein sequence MTVRRWREVGRRLAGGPVMRPVADPRAVVQGDRYRITVLTDGLVRLEYAGDGVFEDRASTFAVHRELPVPEFRVLDGEHELEVVTSRFRLTYDRGPFTTSGLSLAVGGGISNYHSVWRYGQAPEDLGGTARTLDNADGAIPLEPGVVSRTGYAVVDDSRSFLFDAEGWVSADNVNRIDLYVFAYGHDYAEALRAFYAVSGPQPVVPRWALGNWWSRFHAYSDQEYLALLDRFRDEGLPFSVGVIDMDWHLTDVDPRYGSGWTGYTWNRSLFPEPAEFLERVHDRGLRVTLNVHPADGVRAYEDAYPAMAAALGRDPSTGEPIAFDVTDRRFLTAYFEVLHRGLEADGVDFWWLDWQSGPHSRVAGIDPLWMLNHFHFLDNGSLTFSRYAGPGSHRYPVGFSGDAVISWASLAFQPHFTATAANIGYGWWSHDIGGHLDGVRDDELATRWVQFGCFSPILRLHSTRNPFIHKEPWAFPSPAREVMTDFLRLRHRLVPYLHTMNAQAGLPLVLPMYYRAPATEAAYEVPNQYQFGSSLVVAAITAPADRATGLGRVRAWLPAGTWVDVLTDLVYDGDRTLYLHRDLSTIPVLATSGAIVPLDGEAGPGNDPVEPAHLEVLVVAGADGSFDLIEDSGVTPLRWRQDAGEFAAGPGPAGRTWTTTFPALTGVDPVATVDDLPVPAEIHRGETRTSITVRDVPATATLRITVGARPGLRRNDVRGLIFALLDRAQIEYATKTRVLEAVESARPLTVLQSFDLDDTLLTALGEILLSQEN
- a CDS encoding putative bifunctional diguanylate cyclase/phosphodiesterase → MERLVVDRPPVDRPVVDGRDVVGPFLVERRLVVGLLELDRISRPGRDAHSVPAAADGEEAGERRGDPPMTGVWRLSAAGRTGLLTAGLTLFTTLVVVILLRQHPWASGQSWPQLAAIAMLFAVTERFTVTFPVRRGSHTISLSEIPLVLGLVTMAPAVLVLVRVIGGIAGLTVLSGQRGTKLAFNTALYGTQAAAAGLLFHVLAGSADPLGPRGWLSCFVATLAADLISVVLISAVIALHDDTEEWRRLLSADLRNVLQLPLVVVTTTLGLITAIVIRDQLAAAVLLGILAFAVYLVFRRYSQQTQGHAQVEALYRFTRAVGDAHDATAVTHEVLSQVRDLVRAETAELIVPGDHSRTRMSLTGERTYETRTDVPADAWWEPAVRGESIMLPGGPDDAMAAPVPLGATGAVLAVTRSLPDIETFGGDHLRLLEALAGHAGVALTNAQLVQQLSHSALHDALTGLPNRRKLLADLGEALRDHRDAALQVGVVLLDLDRFKEINDALGHTIGDDVLREVGHRIQARLGDRARVARLGGDEFGLITAATSEAGVLALAAELHEMLEEPTAVSGLALHTQAGIGVCLAPRHGTDPDRLLQRADVAMYVAKQARAGVHVYAPEDDQDTPRRLALLTDLRLAVEQNLVQAAYQPKIDATTGQVIGAEALARWSRSDGPVRPDEFIPLAERTGLIAPLTEHMLDSALTACASWRRAGHQLSVAVNLSPQMLSDHTVLLDVVERALSRHDVPATALTLEITESGLIADPTAGVRVLHALRGLGVRLSVDDFGTGQSSLSRLTELPVQELKIDKSFVDDLPHHRGKQAVIAAAQQLGHALGLHVVVEGVETRAEFDHVRDLGCDSVQGYYVARPLSSEDFSAWLASWPETPAAGLILTGSRRPR